The genomic stretch GGTATGGCGGACCCCCAGCCCGGAGCTGCGGCCAGGCCCTGTGCCCTGGTGCAGCCTTTCCTCTGCCCAGACCCTCACTGCACCTGCTTCTGGGGCCGAGGGCTGTGAGGGAGGGATGGAAAGGGAGGACCaaggcctggggccttggggacCACAGGGGGTCCTGAAGAGTACTCCTGAAGAGCACCACAGGTTAGTGCTCAGGCAAGGGGTCCCCCAACAGGCGTGTTCAGGCAGGGACCcactgggaaggcaggcaggcaccaGTGACAGCAGTGGAGACCCAGGTCGGTACTCTGGCTGCCAGGACCCCCCCCAACACACCAGCACGGCCCCCTTCCTCTCTTGTCACCAGTGGGCAGGACCTGACCTCAGATTGCCCAAGGGTCATTCAAGGGACTTTCAGATGCACCTGTTTGCCGCCTCCTGCAGGTGGGCACTCAGAAGCCAGAGGGCCCCTCGGGCAGTCTTGGGCTGCAGGAGGGCTGCGGGGCCTATGCCTTCCTGCCCCACAGCACCTGGTTCCTGGAGGACCCTGGGCAGTGAGCTGGGCCCTGGGAGGCTGCCCGAGGGGACTGCGAGGCCAGGAGTGTGATGCGGGGGGGCCTCCTCTTCAGCTCATCGAGCGGTCGCCCCGTACGCTGCCACGCTCCCTCATCTACATCAGCATCATAACTTTCATCATGGGCGCCAGCATCCACCTGGTGGGCGACTCGGTCAACCACCGGCTGCTCTTCAGCGGTTACCAACATCACCTGTCAGTCCGCGAGAACCCCATCATCAAGAACCTCAAACCCGAGACGCTGGTGAGGGacccctctcccacccaccctgggCACCCTTCCTGAGCGGCTGAACACCTGACCTCCGACCTGACTTGGGGCGAAGAGCCGCTCAGCCGCAGGTCGTGCAGGCCGTGGAAGGCGCGGGGCGGCTCCTGCAGGACACCCCATCCCTCCATCTCCCCACACACCCTCACCCTTCGGTCCCTGCGCCTCCACAGATCGACTCCTTCGAGCTGCTCTACTACTATGACGAGTACCTGGGTCACTCCATGTGGTGAGTGATGGGCCCTGGTCAGCCACCACAACGGGCGCTGGCCCCTCCGGGTGGCCGGGTGTGAACTGAGGTGGTGGAAGAAGACACCCGGTTCCCTGCCAGCCTCCACCCCTGCAGTGCCCGCAGCGGCCACCAGAGGGCAGGCGTGCCTGTGCGCCCACCCCAGCCAGCAGGGCTGCCACCCTGATCCAGGTGTCCCGCCCACCCAAGGTGGACAGGGTGTGGGGATGGGATAGTCCATCTCCCCGCCCCCCAACGTCACCGTGCTCTTCCAGAACGGGATGGGAGTCAACAGGGGTGAGTAGGGGGCACTGCTTGCACTCCCCTCCTGGGAACCACAGGGATTCCAGCAGAGTTGGTCCCGGTTATCAGGGGGAGACAGGAGTGCATGGAAGCGCCCACTGCCGGGAGGGGGCGGGCACCgcagacctcaggccacccaccctctgctgctgctgctgctgcatgtggCATCCTTGTCCCCCCCACGCCCTCCCATTCCCGACTTCAGGTACAGAGAGTAGGTGCTCCTGGCCCCGCCGCTGCTGGAAGACCCTTCCCACGGGGTGGAGCAGATGCAGAGGGCTGGCACGAGGAGAGGGGCGTCGGGCCCTCAGGACCCGAGGGGGCCGGGCTCCAGGCTGTGTGGTGGGGGCAAGGCTGCGGCCCCCAGTGTGGGTCTGGGGGCTCCCTGTTCTGCCCTGCTGGGAAGTGTTTGGGACAGTGTCCTGCAGgacaccccagccctggcctgcctgCCTTGTCCCCGCCCCAGAGGCTGGCCTGGCAGGCGGCTCAGGTGTGGCCTGTTGCAGGTACATCCccttcttcctcatcctcttcaTGTACTTCAGCGGCTGCTTTACCGCCTGCAGAgcccacagctccctgcctggaccggcgctgctgctgctggggcccagcggccTATACTACTGGTGagtggggctgcagcaggcagcagctctgggtgagcggcagggagggaggcaggatgcGGTTGCCATGGCGCCCACCTGGGCTCATCCCAAGGCGTCCCCCCAGGTACCTGGTGACCGAGGGCCAGATTTTCATCCTCTTCATCTTCACCTTCTTTGCCATGCTGGCACTGGTGCTGCACCAGCAGCGGAAGTGCCTCTTCCTGGACAGCAACGGCCTCTTCCTGTTCTACTCCTTCGGCCTCACCCTGACGCTGGTGGCGCTCTGGGTGGCCTGGCTGTGGAATGACCCTGTCCTCAGGAAAAAGTACCCAGGGGTCATTTATGTGCCCGAGCCCTGGGCCTTCTACACCCTGCATGTCGGCAGTCAGCACTGAGCCCCGGGCACTCGGCGAAGCTCGTGGAACACGCGGTGGAAAGAtgggtttattttgatgcaagaaagaagaaaaaaagatttttgaaatccatgcatattttttcataatacacattttccacaaacttttgaagaaccttttgtgtgtgggtgcacggcaggagtgtgtcctctgtgtgtgtgtgtgtgtgtgtgtgtgtgtgcagaggggtTCATGTATAAGGCTTGAGAGTGTTCTGTTTGGATCTTTCCAGAATCTAATTAGTTTGGgggaagatccaggctcctgcctttcgGAGCCAGGCTCCTAAGCTGACATTTCCCAATAGAAGCctggggggtgtgggggggaggTCCAGGGTGTCAGCCGACTGCCATCTGGCCCATGAACACTGGTTTCTGTGTGTGGTGGGCACGACACTTTGTCTCTCTGGGGCTAGTGTCCCAAAGTGGGCCAGAGGGCAGGGGCGCTGCTGTGGGCTGAGTGCTGAGCCCCTTCCCTACCCCTGCCACTGTCCCAGAGTCCCTGCCTGAGGCCCCTGCTGTCTGTCCCTGGTCCTCCCCACACAGCCAGGAGGCACCCCCTCCTGTCCTGCACCCTCAGGGAGCCCTTTGTCTCGGCTGCCCTCTATGTTGGGGTCCTCCACAGCCCCCTTAGAAGTCTGCCagcccctgggccaggctgccttcATCTCCAGGCAGAGGCCTGTGAATAAAGACTGGGATGAAGCCAAGCCCACTGCTGTTTGTATCTTTGAGAGTGAACTGGGGTGCCCAGGGAGGTGGTGCCTGGGGCAGGGGCAAGCCTGGCTGTTCTGGGGTCCTAGCTGGAGCTCCAAGGTTCCCTGGAGCAGCAATGGCCCTTGTGTCACTTGGTGGCCTCTGGGAGGTGGGACATCAGAAAGCCCATCCTAGCTCCTTTCAGACGGGGCTGGGGCAGTCCAGGCCTGtgctgtcttttttgtttttattttaaggatttatttatttttattggaaaagcagatttagagaaggtgagacagagaaaaagaatactaattcactccccaagtggctgcaacagccggagctgaaccaatccggagccaggagccaggagcttcttccaggtctcccatgcgggtgcagggtcccaaggctttggaccgggcttgactgctttcttgggccacaagcagggagctgggagggaagtggagcagccaggatattaacCGGcgccacatgggattctggcacttgcaggggaagAATTGACCAATTGAGccgtcatgccaggcccacaaaaaCTTATTTCAAGATGAGGTCAACATCGCCCAATCTAGGTGGAGatgaaccaggactggggcagggggcaCTGTTGAGCCCATTGCAGATTGAAAGCTTCCAGAGTCATCACTTCTGGGTCCCAGAGGTGCCAGCTGGGGGCCAGGGCTCAGGAGTAAAGGCCAGTGAGATCACAGCATCCCAGGTGGAGTCAGTGGCGTCTCCCACTGCTCGCCTGGTCCTGCTCGCCCCCGCCCACCCCTTTCCCACCCTGGTTTGTGATGTCTCACTGCAGTGCAGATGGAAGGAAGGACGAAGGTGTCAGGCAGAGCTCACGTGGCCACACCCACTGATCTGAACCCCGGTACCTGGGGGAGCACTGGGGTCCCTCCCCTCCCAAGCCCCGGGGACTCCTCTACCCTGTCCAGCTCTCTGGCCTCAGAAGCCATGCCCCCTCCCCGGGTCGGGCCCAGGAGCAGCTGTGAAAATGGGAGACAGGAACTGGGATGAGGAAACTGTCccctgggggtggtggggacaggCAGGCCCCTGTCCTGGGTCCCTGGACACCCTGGTGGGGGACACCCCCTGGCCAGCTCCAGCTTGTCCCTCTAGGTGTACGGCATTCCTGGGGACCACTCGCgaccctggggaggggagggggagtgcCCTAGCCACACAGATGATGCCTCAGCAACACAGCAGCTTCGGGCAGCAGCCCCACCCTGCCACTTCCCCCTTGGGGGAGGGGCACAGCACTGGAGCCTGCTGGGGGCTGTGGTTTCAGCCCAGGCACCTGTCCAGCCCAAGCCCAGTTGTACACTGGCCTGTTCATTCTTCCAATGGCCCTGTCAGGGGGcctggtggagaaactgaggcagagagaggtgacAAATGACTCCCTGGGCATTGGGTAAGTAGGCAGGCTTGGCACTCCAGCCGGGCTTCCTTGTGCAGAGCCTTCCCCAAGGGCTGTGGAGCCCCAAGCTCCCCACAGCTGAGCCCACCAAGGCCCCCTGGGCTAGGCGCCAGGGGACAGTTTGTGCAGTGCACTCCGGAACCCCCAGCTGCAAAGTGCGCTGTGTCAGCAgaaggcagggcccagggccagTTACCTCTCAGACCCCTTTTTTGGACGCAGGGACCCCATGAGACAGCCCTGGCCTTGGTCGGTGGGCTCAGAGCATCAGTGTCCCAGCGAGACCCCTGGAGTCCCAGAAGCCCCGTTTCCTGCAAACCCACCCCAGTCCAGGCGGCAGGGCCTCCGGCTGGAACTGGAATCTGACCCCAGTGGCACAGGTCCCGGTATCCATGGCAGCCGGGAATCTATTACCGCCAAGGCCTCCGCCCAGCCGCACGGACTTTCGACTTGAAGCGGGAGGAAGATCGCCTGTTGAGGAAGCAGCCTTGGAGCCCTGGGCGATGGtgcgtgggggtggggctggggctgcagaggGGGCCCCCCATCGAGCGGGGGTCCACCCTGACTGCGACCCGCTCTCTCTCCACTACAGGCCAAATTTCTCTCCCAGGACCAAATTAATGGTACGTGGGTTTGTTCTTTAAGAAGCAGCAGAATGTGGGTTGCTTTAGGTAGCCTGGCTGGGGGCAGGTGTCCGCGAAGGGCTGTGCCCACCCATGAACAAGGGGCCGCGCTGGAGGGCAGAGGGGGTCAGTTTCAAAAGCCAGATTACTGCTGCTTATTTCTTGATGGGATTTACAagcctggggaggaggggaggagagagttGCATGGGTTTTCCTCTGAGAGTTGCTGTGTGGGATGTGGAGGAAGATG from Ochotona princeps isolate mOchPri1 chromosome 6, mOchPri1.hap1, whole genome shotgun sequence encodes the following:
- the CLN6 gene encoding ceroid-lipofuscinosis neuronal protein 6 isoform X1, yielding MEAAARRRQHPGAAGVPGASFLQARHASTKANDVNHPAPFHLDLWVYFTLQNWVLDFGRPIAMLAFPLEWFPLNKPSVGDYFHMAYNVITPFLLLKLIERSPRTLPRSLIYISIITFIMGASIHLVGDSVNHRLLFSGYQHHLSVRENPIIKNLKPETLIDSFELLYYYDEYLGHSMWYIPFFLILFMYFSGCFTACRAHSSLPGPALLLLGPSGLYYWYLVTEGQIFILFIFTFFAMLALVLHQQRKCLFLDSNGLFLFYSFGLTLTLVALWVAWLWNDPVLRKKYPGVIYVPEPWAFYTLHVGSQH
- the CLN6 gene encoding ceroid-lipofuscinosis neuronal protein 6 isoform X2; protein product: MEAAARRRQHPGAAGVPGASFLQARHASTKANDVNHPAPFHLDLWVYFTLQNWVLDFGRPIAMLAFPLEWFPLNKPSVGDYFHMAYNVITPFLLLKLIERSPRTLPRSLIYISIITFIMGASIHLVGDSVNHRLLFSGYQHHLSVRENPIIKNLKPETLIDSFELLYYYDEYLGHSMCGCFTACRAHSSLPGPALLLLGPSGLYYWYLVTEGQIFILFIFTFFAMLALVLHQQRKCLFLDSNGLFLFYSFGLTLTLVALWVAWLWNDPVLRKKYPGVIYVPEPWAFYTLHVGSQH